CTTACCTCGTTTAATCGAGAAGTTTGACGTAATTGCTGAAAAACACGGTATTGCTGATCAACCTATGGTTATTCGTATGACGGGTTGTCCTAACGGTTGTGGCCGTCCTTTCCTAGCCGAAATTGCTTTCGTAGGTAAAGGTCCTGGCAAATACAATATGTACCTAGGTGCAGATGGTCGCGGTACCCGCTTAAATCAAATGTATAAAGAAAACGTTGGTGAAGAAGAAATTTTAAGCACAATTGATTCATTGTTCGAGCAATACAGTAAAGAGCGTGAATCAGGTGAAGGCTTTGGTGATTTCGTCGTTCGCAAAGGTTTTGTTAACGCAGTATACGATGGTAGAGAATTTCATGCCTAATATCGACTTTACGTCATTATTAGCTGCGAACAAAGAAACGCAGCAAGCAACTTTAGCTCAGGTTAATCAAGAGCTTAGCAACCTTACGGCCACTGAACGTGTGCAATGGGCGCTAGGCAATTTACCTGGCAATAAAATCGTCTCGTCGAGTTTTGGTATTCAGGCGGCGGTGATGTTGCGCATGATGACGTTAGAGCAAGCCGATATTCCAGTTGTTTTGACCGACACAGGTTATCTTTTCACTGAAACCTATGATTTTATTGACGAGCTAACCGAACGTTTAAACCTAAATCTTAAAGTGTACAGTGCACCCATGAGTGCTGCTTGGCAAGAAAATCGCTTTGGCAAGCTTTGGGAGCAAGGGGTAGACGGCATCGCGCAATACAACAAGATGAATAAAGTAGAACCTATGCAACGCGCTTTAAAAGAACTTGAAGCCAATGTGTGGTTTACTGGTTTGCGTCGTGACCAATCAAGTAGCCGTGCCGAATTGCCTGTATTACAGATTTCTGGTGGCCGCTTTAAATTCAATCCTATAGTTGATTGGACTAACCGCGACGTACACTTCTACCTGAAAGAGCACGAATTACCTTACCACCCGTTATGGGACAAAGGTTATGTGTCGGTTGGTGACTGGCACACGTCTCGCCCACTTGAGCTTGGCATGAGCGAAGAAGAAACTCGCTTCTTCGGCCTTAAGCGCGAGTGCGGTCTGCATGAAGATGGGTCTGGTATTTAATCCTACCGCTTTAACCGCATGATTTTTTAAAAAAGCCCGCTCTAGCGGGCTTTTTATTTTGTATAATAGAATGCAACGACCGAAACTTCGGCGATTAATTGTTTAATTTGAATTTATGCACATGCTTTATCAAAAAGTGAACAAGCCAATATTAGCTACCTCACTTTTGAGCATAAGTCAGTTTGAAACATGGCAAAAGCAATTAACTTAGAGCTATTTATGCAACAGTTTCCTATCTTCCTGAATCTAAACAACTTTCCCTGCGCCGTTGTCGGCGGCGGTGATGTCGCTTTTCGCAAAGTCAGCGCACTACTCAAAGCACAAGCTACGGTCGAAATAATTGCCCCAGAATTATGTCCAGAATTAGCCGAGTTACTTGAAGAAGATGCATTAAGCTGGAATCAGGCACATTATTCACCTGAGCTGATCCAAAATAAGCGTTTAGTGGTAGCCGCTACCGATAACAGCCAAGTGAATAGTGAAATTTTTACCTATTGTGAAGCGAATCGCATTTTAATTAATACCGTCGACCAACCCGAATTTTGTCGCTATACCACGCCTTCGATCATAGATAGGTCACCGATATTAATCGCCATTTCATCTGGCGGTAACGCGCCTGTACTGGCTAGACGCTTACGGGCAAAAATAGAAACACTCGTACCACAATCAACCAAGGTGTTAGCCGAGTTTTCAGGTCAAATACGCGAGCAAGTTAAAGCTAAATTTACTAGCTTTAAAGCCCGTCGTCATTTTTGGGAACGCTTTTTCAATTCATCATTTGCTTCCAATATTGATAAATACCCAAATGACAAACGCCAAGCGGCATTACAGCAACTCATGAACGAAGAAAGCCAACAAACATCTAATGGTGAGGTTTGGTTAGTCGGTGCAGGCCCAGGCGATCCTGAGTTACTCACCCTGAAAGCCATGCAAAAAATGCAACAAGCAGATGTTATTTTTTACGACAGACTAGTATCAAAGGACATTTTGGATCTCGCACGTAAAGATGCCGAGTTTATTTGTGTTGGTAAACAAAAAGGTTATCACTCAATACCACAAGAAAACATTAATGATTTACTGGTTGAGTATGCAGAAAAAGGCTACAAAGTCTGTCGTTTAAAAGGTGGCGATCCGTTTATCTTTGGTCGCGGTGGTGAAGAAATAGAGCCATTAGTCGCAAAACAAATTCACTTCCAAGTGGTGCCTGCTGTTACAGCGGCTTCAGGTTGTTCAGCCTATGCCGGCATTCCCCTTACCCACAGAGATTATGCCCAGTCTGTTACTTTTGTCACAGGGCATTGTCGCAACAGTGGCGAGCACCCCAACTGGCAAACCATAGCGCAACCTAATCAAACCATTGTCATTTATATGGGCTTGTCGCAATCAGGTGAAATTAGCCAAAGACTGATCTCGCATGGCATTCGCCCTGATATGCCAGTTGCCCTAGTTGAAAAAGGCTCAACGCCTGAGCAAAGAGTCGTAACAACAACTTTATCAACACTCAGTGATACGATTGAACATGAAAAGGTAAAGTCACCTGCTTTAATTATTGTGGGTGAAGTCGTGGCGCTACATAACAAACTAAATTGGTATCAAAGTGCAAACTTATCCAATCTTTCATTTGCTGAACTCAATTCAGATGGTCAAATTAAATACCGGAGCTAAAGATTGCTTGAGCGCGGCAAAATAACTGTCGCGCGGCTCCACCTTAATTAACTTGGCTAATTCATTGCCAATTTGCGTATATTTGTAATATTGCAACACA
This genomic window from Saccharobesus litoralis contains:
- a CDS encoding phosphoadenylyl-sulfate reductase — encoded protein: MPNIDFTSLLAANKETQQATLAQVNQELSNLTATERVQWALGNLPGNKIVSSSFGIQAAVMLRMMTLEQADIPVVLTDTGYLFTETYDFIDELTERLNLNLKVYSAPMSAAWQENRFGKLWEQGVDGIAQYNKMNKVEPMQRALKELEANVWFTGLRRDQSSSRAELPVLQISGGRFKFNPIVDWTNRDVHFYLKEHELPYHPLWDKGYVSVGDWHTSRPLELGMSEEETRFFGLKRECGLHEDGSGI
- the cysG gene encoding siroheme synthase CysG — translated: MQQFPIFLNLNNFPCAVVGGGDVAFRKVSALLKAQATVEIIAPELCPELAELLEEDALSWNQAHYSPELIQNKRLVVAATDNSQVNSEIFTYCEANRILINTVDQPEFCRYTTPSIIDRSPILIAISSGGNAPVLARRLRAKIETLVPQSTKVLAEFSGQIREQVKAKFTSFKARRHFWERFFNSSFASNIDKYPNDKRQAALQQLMNEESQQTSNGEVWLVGAGPGDPELLTLKAMQKMQQADVIFYDRLVSKDILDLARKDAEFICVGKQKGYHSIPQENINDLLVEYAEKGYKVCRLKGGDPFIFGRGGEEIEPLVAKQIHFQVVPAVTAASGCSAYAGIPLTHRDYAQSVTFVTGHCRNSGEHPNWQTIAQPNQTIVIYMGLSQSGEISQRLISHGIRPDMPVALVEKGSTPEQRVVTTTLSTLSDTIEHEKVKSPALIIVGEVVALHNKLNWYQSANLSNLSFAELNSDGQIKYRS